Proteins encoded within one genomic window of Anastrepha ludens isolate Willacy chromosome 4, idAnaLude1.1, whole genome shotgun sequence:
- the LOC128860223 gene encoding protein hairy isoform X1 gives MVTGVAGANMAANVIGAPVTMLKDAPPVKSDRRSNKPIMEKRRRARINNCLNELKTLILDATKKDPARHSKLEKADILEKTVKHLQELQRQQAAMQQAADPKVINKFKAGFADCANEVSRFPGLDPAVKRRLLQHLSNCINGVKSELHQHQRQLAGAPAQMLPSPPSSPEQDQQHLQQQQHVVAAAAAAAATTGHPFLLGAQLQHKMNGYFLPNGLQVIPTKLPNGSIALVLPHHHQQQAQQMSTHLQQQQLSAAQGSALMVMPTRTASTSSASSHSSSVYERTLCSPTNSVTHYAPPSPANSYEAMDCKPSVIQHAPTLSQQQQNQQPLSLVIKKDIKVEDEQPWRPW, from the exons ATGGTAACAGGAGTTGCTGGCGCAAATATGGCAGCCAACGTGATTGGAGCACCGGTAACTATGCTCAAAGATGCGCCACCAGTCAAAAGTGATCGTCGG TCGAACAAGCCAATTATGGAAAAACGCCGGCGCGCTCGCATCAACAATTGCTTAAATGAGCTGAAAACGCTGATTCTGGACGCCACAAAAAAAGAC CCCGCGCGTCACTCTAAACTAGAAAAAGCTGACATTTTGGAGAAAACCGTGAAGCATTTGCAAGAACTGCAACGCCAGCAGGCTGCTATGCAGCAAGCCGCCGACCCCAAGGTCATCAACAAATTCAAGGCCGGATTTGCCGATTGCGCCAATGAGGTTAGTCGGTTCCCGGGCCTTGATCCTGCTGTCAAACGGCGTCTCCTTCAACACCTCAGCAATTGCATAAATGGCGTTAAGTCCGAATTGCACCAGCATCAACGCCAATTGGCAGGCGCTCCAGCTCAAATGCTTCCTTCACCACCAAGCTCGCCCGAACAGGATCAGCAGCATCTCCAACAGCAACAgcatgttgttgctgctgctgccgccgccGCAGCTACTACCGGCCACCCTTTTCTTTTGGGTGCTCAATTGCAACATAAAATGAATGGATATTTCCTGCCTAATGGACTCCAAGTGATCCCCACCAAACTTCCCAATGGTAGTATAGCACTAGTATTGCCACATCATCACCAACAGCAGGCGCAACAAATGTCAACGCACTTGCAGCAACAACAGTTGAGCGCTGCTCAAGGCTCCGCGCTGATGGTAATGCCCACCCGCACCGCCTCTACCAGCTCTGCCTCCTCACACAGCTCATCTGTCTATGAACGCACCCTTTGTTCACCAACAAACAGTGTAACACACTACGCCCCTCCAAGCCCCGCTAACTCCTACGAAGCTATGGACTGCAAACCCTCAGTCATTCAACACGCTCCCACACTATCCCAACAACAGCAGAACCAACAACCGCTCTCGCTGGTTATCAAGAAGGACATCAAAGTGGAGGATGAACAGCCTTGGCGGCCATGGTGA
- the LOC128860223 gene encoding protein hairy isoform X2, with amino-acid sequence MEKRRRARINNCLNELKTLILDATKKDPARHSKLEKADILEKTVKHLQELQRQQAAMQQAADPKVINKFKAGFADCANEVSRFPGLDPAVKRRLLQHLSNCINGVKSELHQHQRQLAGAPAQMLPSPPSSPEQDQQHLQQQQHVVAAAAAAAATTGHPFLLGAQLQHKMNGYFLPNGLQVIPTKLPNGSIALVLPHHHQQQAQQMSTHLQQQQLSAAQGSALMVMPTRTASTSSASSHSSSVYERTLCSPTNSVTHYAPPSPANSYEAMDCKPSVIQHAPTLSQQQQNQQPLSLVIKKDIKVEDEQPWRPW; translated from the exons ATGGAAAAACGCCGGCGCGCTCGCATCAACAATTGCTTAAATGAGCTGAAAACGCTGATTCTGGACGCCACAAAAAAAGAC CCCGCGCGTCACTCTAAACTAGAAAAAGCTGACATTTTGGAGAAAACCGTGAAGCATTTGCAAGAACTGCAACGCCAGCAGGCTGCTATGCAGCAAGCCGCCGACCCCAAGGTCATCAACAAATTCAAGGCCGGATTTGCCGATTGCGCCAATGAGGTTAGTCGGTTCCCGGGCCTTGATCCTGCTGTCAAACGGCGTCTCCTTCAACACCTCAGCAATTGCATAAATGGCGTTAAGTCCGAATTGCACCAGCATCAACGCCAATTGGCAGGCGCTCCAGCTCAAATGCTTCCTTCACCACCAAGCTCGCCCGAACAGGATCAGCAGCATCTCCAACAGCAACAgcatgttgttgctgctgctgccgccgccGCAGCTACTACCGGCCACCCTTTTCTTTTGGGTGCTCAATTGCAACATAAAATGAATGGATATTTCCTGCCTAATGGACTCCAAGTGATCCCCACCAAACTTCCCAATGGTAGTATAGCACTAGTATTGCCACATCATCACCAACAGCAGGCGCAACAAATGTCAACGCACTTGCAGCAACAACAGTTGAGCGCTGCTCAAGGCTCCGCGCTGATGGTAATGCCCACCCGCACCGCCTCTACCAGCTCTGCCTCCTCACACAGCTCATCTGTCTATGAACGCACCCTTTGTTCACCAACAAACAGTGTAACACACTACGCCCCTCCAAGCCCCGCTAACTCCTACGAAGCTATGGACTGCAAACCCTCAGTCATTCAACACGCTCCCACACTATCCCAACAACAGCAGAACCAACAACCGCTCTCGCTGGTTATCAAGAAGGACATCAAAGTGGAGGATGAACAGCCTTGGCGGCCATGGTGA